A window of Sorex araneus isolate mSorAra2 chromosome 3, mSorAra2.pri, whole genome shotgun sequence genomic DNA:
TTGCCTCCCCTCCACTACCGGGTCACCTGctgcgccgcccccccccccccggggctgtCCTGTCCTTCCTCACACTGGGAGTGGCTTCCCTGGCACCGGGGAGCTCCagaggttggggggctggggtggaggtggggggtaaAGTGCCACTTTCTCTAGTGTAAAGGTCCCTCCCACATCCCTTCACCCTTGCTCACCCGGGAGGATTGAAGCTTCACCTGGCTGTCCCTTCACCCACCAGCTATAACTCACTCACCCCCAAAGCTCACACCTGAGTTGGCACCTGGCCACAGTCATTAGTGACAAaggctttggggtggggagagggcagacggcctgtgtgtgtgtggggggggcgtgcACCGGGCACTGGGCAGTGGGACTGGGTGGGCAGGCGGGTGCTTTTCCGGCTTCCCCTGATGCTCTTGTCTTGTTTGTCTCTGCATGTGTggatttcctgtgtgtgtgtgtgtgtgtgtgtgtgtgtgtgtgtgtgtgtgtgcgcgtgcgcgagtgtgtgtttctgtttgggtttttgttgtgggtttttgttttcttacttttttttttaaataaagaaaagaagatgtGTCTATTTTTGGCAACGACAGAAACGTAGTGCAGATATATTTTTGCCTGTGCTGCTCAACTGGTTTTTTTCTGatactgaaaataatattaatattcctGTTGATAAGACTTTGTAAGACAGATGGGAGCTGATtgtgccggggggagggggggttcctGCAGAAGCAATTTCTTAGGCACGTGCaagggctgtggggggaggggggcagttgtGATGACCTCAGACATACTTTTTATTGATGCTAAATCTCAGTTAGGAAGAAATGATAGACTTCAGCAGCATTTTCTGCATCTTCTTCTCAATGCTCTCTgactccctgcccccgccccgctaCCACTGCGAAGGATCTTTCCTTCCGGGATGCTTAGAAGACTGCTCCTTGCCCAGGGCCGCCCACTTGGAACCAAAGTCAGCTCCCACTCTGGATGGTGAGGGTGCCCTTCCCCCCCCAAGGGCGGGGTCGGGGAGAGGATGAGGGCTCCAAATGATTTCGTGCACTGGAACCGAGCCCTCCactgcccctcccgccccaccccttcTCATCTCCCAGAATCTGAGTTCTCCCGCCTTGCCCAGGCtcggggtgcaggggcagggagtgaggggagtgaggggagaTTTGAAGGGGCCCAGGCTGGATTAGATTGGTGCTTTCTCTCCACCGGGGCTGGGGGCacaagggaggtggtggtgtTGCCTCTGGGGGAAGATTGCTATCTCCTAGGCAGAGTCAGGAGACGCCCCCAGAAGGGAGCAGGCCCCCTTCACTGGGGGGACAAAACTGAGCCCCCTCTCTGCGCTAcagctttggggggggggcaggcgagGAAACCGTGGGAAGTGACACAGATTTGCAGCTCTGTCTAGGGGAGGGGAAGGATGTGGTTTGCAGGGCAGACGTGGGGTGTGACAAGGCCCGAGTGCCTGgtgcaccctcccctccccgagagcagctgcctgcagggctggggggcgggggtgcaagCTTTCAGGGGCGGTCTGAGCCTGCTCCTCACTCCAAGCTACCCGCCAGGTatccctgtgtgtgtctgtgtgtgtccccgTGTGTCCCTGCATGTGAGGGCAGAACTGTGTCCCAGGAAGGCAGGTGCCTGGGCACAGCCAGCCACAGCTCTGAGCTTGGCGCACCCTCTCCCTGACAACAGACACTTTAAAGGTGGCCTTTCTGTTTGGTTGGTTTCTTTCCTCTCGGTGTGTGAATTTCCCCCTTCAGGTTCCTGGGTGCTCCCGTGCGCCCTGCCCGGTCCTGTGCTGAGTTCTAGGGGGGGTGCTCCgaggcagggtgggaagggaagcccCTGGGGGTCAGCTCTGAGGAAGGGTGACTCCACACTTCTCAGCCCAAACTGGAAACAAAGGCAGGCACTGGCTCCTCTGCCAGCTTCCAGCACCTTCCTTGGGTGTCACACGCAGGCCAGGCAGCGTTCCCAGGTTCTCCGGGACCCTAACTTATTTTCCTGGGGAGAGGTGACCCCCCGGGTTAAGGTCAGTTCCACTCATCACATCAACCCAGATGCGAAGTGTGCCTCTCCCGGGCCACTTTGACTTGATCTACTGAAAAGTTGGGGACTGAGGGGGGGGTGAGTCCTCGGTTGCTCTTGGACCACTTTCTCCGGCCCAACAACTCGGACCTCGGAGGAGGGCCTGGAGATGCAATCCCCGCCTCCgcgggccctgccctgtcccccctctcgaacctccccccctcccgcggTCTCCATGTAgcacgggggggggcggggggcactgggggggtgggggggcttctcCGTTCTAAAAACCTTGAAATCCTCAGCCCCCAAGGCAATGTCCACTCCCGCCGCCTCCAAGCCTCGAATTGTGCATAAACCCGGATCTTGTATCTTTGTATAACGGATGTCATTTGTACGAAGGGCAGTTCGTAAACAGCACTTGttcttttaataaaagaatgttttacaaaaaacaaacaaaaaaagaatccaaaGAGATCCTGCTTTGTCTGGCTGCACcgaagggagagggaggtggcgggggtggggtggggggggtgggaccGCGGCCTCTCACATTTTCCAGCCGCGCCGAGCCCCTtacccgcgccccgccgcgcgccGTGCAGGGAGGCACCGGGCGGCCAGGCGGGCACGCGCTGGGTCGCAGCGCCGGGTCCGGCCACACCCGTGCagcgccggggccgggccgggccgggccgcggcttccgggccagggaggggcctgcTGCGCGCGAAGGTGACCGCGCGCGGGGCGGAGTCGGCGCGGCGCGGCGAGGGGGCAGCATGCGCGGCGTGGGGGCGCTCCTGCGGCCCGCGGCCTGGGTGAGCggcccacccccgcgccccccgccccccgcccccgcgcccggcaCTGCCCCCATCGCGCCCTGCTCCTGACCCGACCCCGCTCCTTAGCCTGGATTTCCTCCCACGCCCTGTGCCCTCCCGCAGCCTGCCCCCGGGAAGTCCCCCCGCGTTccactgattttgtttttctctttccaaacCGCGGTCTCGCGGGGCCTGCGGGATCCTTGCAGGAGCTGAGCCAGACGAGGGGCATTTTCTCCTGGCTGGTAAgtcgccccctcctcccccaagccTCGAGACCCAGAGTTAGAGAGCCGAAAAACTCAGGCCGGAGagctccctgccaggagtggtccccgcgCGCGCGGGGaccagggtgtggtccccaaaccggAAAGGGCCAGGCCGGGCTTCCCAGCCTCCTTAGGGAGAGGGTTGGGAGAGAGATGGACGCCAGGGCACAGCGCTGGCCCCGggccctgaaggaagggcttgcAGCTCAGTTCCCTCTggcgctccagccctggggagaTGCTCTGGGGAAACCTGCCGTGAGCCACGGCCAGTGGCCAGCTGGACAAGGCCATAAGCAGGAAAGTGTTTCCAGGGTGTGGGTTGACCTTTGGCCTCTTGTCTTCCCCTCCACAGGCCCGATGGTTCCCCAAAACCCCAGCCAAGCCTGTAGTGGCCCTGAAAACACCCATCAAGGTGGAGCTAGTGGCTGGGAAGACGtacaggtggtgtgtgtgtggccgcAGCAAGAAGCAGGTGAGAGACCCGCCCCCTTCCCACGGCCTGTCTCCCGCCGTGGCGGGGAGACTCCTCATTCCCCATGGAGGGACAGAAAGGGAGGCGGAGGGTGAAGGAACGGTGTCCCCCATGGGCCGGGCTCAGGGATACAGCATTTACCTTGaggtcctggcactgcaaaaaaacaaaaaacccacaaactatTCATAGGCCAGCACCTCCCTGGAGCCTGGGAGAGAACAGAGAGGAACTGAGTCACAGCCAGGCAGTGGGCCCAGGACTCCTGTTCCCATGCTCCCTTTTCCTTGCCTGTCTCTGTTTCTGGAACTTTCCTGGCTGCAGGCAGCGGGCCAGCTCCTCCCTGAGTGGTGTTCCCATCAGGCGTGCTGCTACATTGTTACCAGGCAGGTCCCCAGTCTCCAGCCCTGCTCAAACGGACTTTGACCTGGTCCTCCTAAGGATGGGCAGGGCGATGGGAGCCCAGCCAAGTGTGGCAAGAACCCTGGGCAGTGTCCTCTGCCTTGTGCCCTCTGAGGCACCCGCTGCAGTGTGGGCACACTCAGGCGGCCGTGGCCCCTGCTCTCAGGACCGAGCAGGCCAGGCCACCTTTCTGGGCTTccctgtgtgtgtgacccaatCTGCCTGAACCACTGCTGGCACGGCGGGCAGCCCGCTGCTCGGAGCCACTCGCTAGAACCAGCCCAGTTGTGTCCCAGAGGAATTGCCCAGTGTGACagcaccatgaggatacagttcTCTCTCCACCCTGAGAAACCTTTGGTTTCCATATGATGCTCAGAGCATCAGCCCGGGCCTCTCTCCTTCGAGCCTGTCCATCACCCTGTGAGGCTCTCTGACCCACTCTGAAGAACAGGAGCCAAGAAAGAACAGAGTCGGGAGCCAGTAGAAACTCAGAgccactgaaaacaaaaacaactgctggagaggtagtacagagcacttgcctcgcacaggTTCattcctcggcatcccatatggtcctccaagcccgcCAAATgtgttcttgagtgcagagccaggagtaagccctgagccccgctgggtgtggcccccaaaaacaaacaaacaaaaaaatcaacctaGACTTGATTGGTCTAAAACAGTTTCTCAGATTTATCTGGCCTACTGCCCCATTtgcagtaaaagaaaagaaaagaatttctctGTGTGCCTGGTAACTTACCTTCTTTGCATGGAGACACCCATGGCTTCTTGGTGCAGTGGCCCTGTGGGGGCGAGTCACCCTCTGGGAAACAGTCCTCTAAACACTGCTGATACCTAAGAGCTCATCTTGTCTTTCAagttcttcttggggctggagagacagtacagcgtaGAGGGCACTGGCCCTAAACatcaccaacctgggttcgatccccatcgtCCTgtaagatcccccaagcactaccctagcatcgctgggcgtggcccccaaacaaaagaaagttcTGAAGTGCTGGTGTGGGTCCAAGCGGCGTCTCCGTGAAGGCCCTCACTGGGCACTTGTGTGCAGGATGCCCAGTAGCCACCTGGGATGACCCCCCTTGGGTCCATCACACTGCAGGGGTGCTTTACTGGGTGCCCTGAACCCCCATCTCCCCCAGCAGTTGGGCTGGGGTCTCTGACACAGCATCTCCTTCCCTCATCAGCCTTTCTGTGACGGCTCCCATTTCTTCCAACACACGGGCCTCTTTCCACTCAAGTTCAAGGCCCAGGAGACGCGCACCATGGCCCTCTGCACCTGCAAGGCCACCCAGAAGCCGCCCTACTGCGATGGCACCCACAGGAGTGAGAGGGTGCAGAAGACCCAAGTGGGCTCCCCACTCTGTGAGGACGACGAGGTGCCTGCGGTGGGGCCCCAGAGGCCTTAACAGCTGCCTTGTGAGAAGGAAGCCGGGTCTGTAGCCCTGGACGCAGCCCGCCGTCCCTGGGCCCTTCTGCCTGTAACCCCCGCCATTAAACAGAcgtgcctgcccccacccagagcagtCCTGTGGTCCTTGGCACCTGGCACTGACCTAGGCCTGCCCCTGCAACCAACTCGGGTTCATTCCAGTGGTTCCCCCACAGTGGCCATCCCGCTGTCCCTGCAGGCGGGTCCATCCCTGCCCCACCCTTTTCCAGGAAGAACGACAGGCAGGAGAGTATGCAGTGTTTATTACAGAGACAGGAGATATGAAAGCCCTGGGGTGGTTAAGTCCCAGCATCCTTAGCCGCAGGACAAGGTGTGAAGACCTAGAGCCCTGGGGTGCTTCCACCCCCAAACACTCCGCCCCTTCTTGTGAGGTGTGCACTGGAGACAGGTGGGCAGGGTCTGGCCGCAGGGGACACTCCAGTGACCTTAGCCTGGCAGGTTCTTGTGCTTTCCGTGATGCCTCTGCCCTCCTGTCTTGGCCCCAgtggctaggggtggggaggggactggggggaAGGCTACACTTCTGGCAAAGCCTGGGGACTGTGCCCATCTCAGATTAAGCCCCactctgcctctccccctccccgcccggcctCCATGCAACATCTTCCCACCAGCCCTGCAACAGACAGGGTTCCTGGGAAGGGGCAAAGCAGTTCAAATCCTGAAACGACAGTGGGATTCCAAGGGCTAAGGCGTCCATGAGACGCACTATGCAGAggccgagcacagaggcaggatgacCTGCTCTGCACAAGGTTCCCGCTGCCCGGGAGGTAGCAGAGGTGGCAGCCCCAGAGCCCGCTGGCCCCTTAGAGCCCAGGGTGGAGCTGCCTCTGCAGAAGGCACGGTCTGAGCGACACTCGGGACATTCAACGGGGGGAGTGGGGCACGCAGGTACGGGATACGCTGGTCACCACAGGGCTGTAGCCAGGATGGGGAGAGAATAGGGAAGACCCCACAGCACCTAGAGCCAGTTGGAGTGGTACCCCGGGAGCTGCTGGAGccccccagcatcctatctgccTTGGGAGATGGGAGGACGGGGCAATCCCCCAAAAGAGAGCAGAGCCAATGATACACGATCCCCTACAAATGaacaccccactccccacacatacacacacacatatgttgtTTCCTGTGGCATTTAAATTAATCTGACTGGTCCATAGAAAATAAGTATGTATATTTGGTTTTtcctatgtacatatatatatagatttatttataaaacccaccccccacccctaagGTGGGAGGAGCTGGGGAAAGTAGAAGAGGTGGAAAAGGGGGCCCAGAAAAAAGTGGAGGGGTGAAGAGGCATGACTGGGAAGAAAAAGTGTCCCTTTCAAGTTAAGGGGGGCACAGGAGCTCCGTTGACAGTCATCTTGCGCCCCCTGCTGGTAGAGGATGGTGTCTGCAGGCAGTTTGAGGTGCCCCCATTAGCGGCTGTGGAGGCCCCACTGGCGGTgggagtgggtgtgggggaggtagggtgggtggctgggggccCGTGAGAGCTGGGAGAGCCatgggagggggtggcggggctgggcagggaggaggaggtggccgGCAGGGTGGCGGGGCTGGGAGCCTTGTCGCTGACCGACTCACACTCGGATGCCCCACTGGTGTTGGTGCCCTCGGAGGCTGTGGGCGCAGTGGGCAGGGACAGTCTCTTGCAGGCCGGCTGGACGCGGTACTTGAGGGGGAGAGGCCCGttctgcagggggcggggagggtgtcaGGAGAGAGAGGCCGAGGAGGCAGCTCCTCGCCTCTCTGCCCAGTTCCCATGAGGAAGGGAGATGCCAGCTCAGCATGGCCAGACAGACTCCGCTAGAGATGCAGGGTGCACCGGGGCTGAGGGAGTGGCCCCGGGAGGCCACAGACTGGGGGAGAGACCCAGAGTCAGGGGGACTCCCCTTTCCCGCCCCCAAACTGGTGCTTGCAATCTGCCAGAGAatcctttttctcttctatttggggggaggggtgtttagGGAATGGGGgaggcctattcctggctcagtactgGGGGTCCCTCTCAGGGGTACTAGGGATCCGAACTGGGGCTCCCGCATgccaagcacatgctccagcccctcaggcctcAGATGCACTGAGGTTAGAGCAGGggcgccccccaaccccctcctcacCCGCCGCCAGGGGTAGATGTAGGCGATGTCCATGAGCGTGTAGTACTCCTTCAGCGGCTCGTCCTCGTACAGGACCTCCACCTGGGGCAGGAAAGCACGGACGCTGTGACTGGAGCCACACGCAGGCCTCGAGCCTCCCCAAGTTCAGGGGTGGGAGGGCACTTTGGGGTCTCTCCTTATTCTGggcttttaaatatacattttttttattgatatatatcAAAGCTTACATCACACAACTTTAACAACTTGTTagtatcctatagaatgtcttttttttttgctttttgggtcacacctggcaatgcacaggggttactcctggctctgcactcaggaaccacccctggcggtgctcaggggaccatatgggatgctgggaatcgaacccgggccggccacgtgcaaggcaaacaccctaccggttgtgctattgctccatgggcttttaaatatttaaaaaaacaacaacaaaaaaacggGAGAGGACAacaccatacctggtgatgctcagggactacttggGGATCATGCCAGGTAGTggtcagagaaccatatgggatgccggggaccgagcccaggtcagctgtgtgcaaggcaagtgcccgcccgcgccactgtgctgtctccagGCCCTATTCTGGGGTTTCATGGTGGATTACACTTGCCCGCTAGCGGCCCCAGTGGAACTACTGACCACG
This region includes:
- the CISD3 gene encoding CDGSH iron-sulfur domain-containing protein 3, mitochondrial — protein: MRGVGALLRPAAWELSQTRGIFSWLARWFPKTPAKPVVALKTPIKVELVAGKTYRWCVCGRSKKQPFCDGSHFFQHTGLFPLKFKAQETRTMALCTCKATQKPPYCDGTHRSERVQKTQVGSPLCEDDEVPAVGPQRP